The following are encoded together in the Brassica napus cultivar Da-Ae chromosome A9, Da-Ae, whole genome shotgun sequence genome:
- the LOC106368172 gene encoding basic leucine zipper 61: MAQLPPKIPTMTTTTTPHWPDFSSQKLPSIAATAAATAATAGQQNPTWMDEFLDFSSTRRGTHRRSISDSIAFLEAPSSGVGNHHFDRFDDEQFMSMFNDDVHQNHHNNHNNHHGSVNGNVGHTRSSSNTSTPSDPNSLSEEDNKEQPPSDNNLMDTTDNNNNVAGNNYNESDEVQSQCKTEPQDGAPSSANQNSGGSSGNRINDPKRVKRILANRQSAQRSRVRKLQYISELERSVTSLQTEVSVLSPRVAFLDHQRLLLNVDNSAIKQRIAALAQDKIFKDAHQEALKREIERLRQVYHQQSLKKMENNVSDQSPADIKPSVEKEQLNA, encoded by the exons ATGGCACAACTCCCTCCAAAAATCCCAACCATGACGACCACAACGACGCCGCATTGGCCTGACTTTTCCTCTCAGAAACTCCCTTCCATCGCCGCAACTGCCGCCGCAACCGCAGCTACCGCGGGACAACAAAACCCTACGTGGATGGATGAGTTTCTCGACTTCTCATCGACTCGTCGTGGGACACACCGTCGTTCAATTAGCGACTCCATCGCTTTTCTCGAAGCTCCTTCCTCCGGCGTCGGAAACCACCACTTCGACAGGTTTGACGACGAGCAATTCATGTCCATGTTCAACGACGACGTGCACCAAAACCATCACAACAATCACAATAACCACCATGGCAGCGTCAACGGCAATGTTGGTCACACGCGTTCTTCTTCCAACACCTCTACACCGTCTGATCCCAACAGCCTAAGCGAGGAGGACAACAAAGAACAACCACCGTCCGATAATAATCTCATGGACACCACAGACAATAACAACAATGTCGCCGGTAACAATTACAATGAATCAGATGAGGTTCAAAGCCAATGCAAAACGGAGCCACAGGACGGTGCTCCGTCGTCGGCAAATCAAAACTCCGGCGGAAGCTCAGGCAATCGAATTAACGATCCCAAAAGAGTTAAAAG GATTTTAGCAAATAGGCAATCAGCACAAAGATCAAGGGTGAgaaaacttcaatatatatcaGAGCTCGAACGGAGCGTTACTTCATTGCAG ACGGAAGTGTCAGTGTTATCGCCAAGAGTTGCGTTTTTGGATCACCAGCGATTGCTTCTCAACGTCGACAATAGCGCTATCAAGCAACGTATCGCCGCTTTAGCACAAGACAAGATTTTCAAAGACg CTCACCAAGAAGCATTGAAGAGAGAAATAGAGAGACTTCGACAAGTATATCATCAACAGAGCCTCAAGAAGATGGAGAATAATGTCTCCGATCAATCTCCGGCTGATATCAAACCGTCCGTTGAGAAAGAACAGCTCAATGCCTAA
- the LOC106368260 gene encoding probable N-acetylglucosaminyl-phosphatidylinositol de-N-acetylase — protein MFFSPTINYLTANAYNIHILCLSTGNADGMGSIRKDELRQACAVLRVPLQQLTIVDHPNLQDGFGQVWSHDLLEEIISEEVTSHDIHTIITFDNYGVSGHCNHRGVVKFLQTNSERNIKAWELVSLNIIRKYCGPIDIWLSILSAKRHGSKVSIINEQPLKSYEAMAQHLSQWVWFRKLFVSFSSYTYTNTLQRISP, from the exons AT GTTTTTTTCTCCAACGATAAACTACTTAACTGCCAATGCCTACAACATTCACATACTATGCTTATCCACAG gtAACGCAGATGGTATGGGAAGCATTAGGAAAGATGAGCTGCGTCAGGCTTGTGCAGTGCTCAGG GTTCCTCTTCAACAGTTAACGATTGTCGACCATCCAAATTTACAG GATGGTTTTGGGCAAGTATGGAGCCATGATTTGTTAGAGGAAATCATCAGTGAAGAAGTCACTAGTCACGATATTCACACG ATCATAACATTCGACAACTATGGTGTTTCTGGTCATTGCAATCACCGTGGAGTAGT AAAGTTCTTGCAGACTAATTCAGAAAGAAATATCAAAGCTTGGGAACTT GTAAGCCTTAATATCATCCGCAAATACTGTGGACCTATCGACATTTGGCTGTCAATTTTGTCAGCCAAAAGACATGGGAGTAAGGTGAGCATCATAAACGAGCAGCCTTTGAAAAGCTATGAAGCAATGGCACAACATTTAAGCCAATGGGTGTG GTTTAGAAAGCTTTTCGTTTCGTTTTCAAGCTATACATACACGAATACACTTCAAAGGATCAGCCCTTGA
- the LOC106368259 gene encoding phenylalanine--tRNA ligase, chloroplastic/mitochondrial produces the protein MTIFSVQSTIFTRASVAILSSNGLKRFSFASSFSSNALYSSPLPKTKKRRFPIVSAVDIGGVTIARNDVVRDDDPTNNVPDSIFSKLGMQLHRRDKHPIGILKNAIYDYFDSNYAKQFEKFEDLSPIVTTKQNFDDVLVPADHVSRSLNDTYYVDPQTVLRCHTSAHQAELLREGHRRFLVTGDVYRRDSIDSTHYPVFHQMEGFCVFSPEDWNESGKDSTLYAAEDLKKCLEGLARHLFGGVEMRWVDTYFPFTEPSFELEIYFKEDWLEVLGCGVTEQRILKQSGLENNVAWAFGLGLERLAMVLFDIPDIRLFWSDDERFTSQFKKGELGVKFKPFSKYPPCYKDISFWISESFTENNFCEVVRGIAGDLVEEVKLIDSFTNKKGMTSHCYRIVFRSMERSLTDEEVNDLQSKVRDEVQRKLNVELR, from the exons ATGACCATTTTCTCAGTTCAGTCCACTATCTTCACCCGAGCTTCCGTCGCTATCCTCTCTAGCAATGGACTCAAACGCTTCTCTTTCGCTTCGTCCTTCTCCTCCAACGCTCTTTACTCCTCGCCTCTCCCCAAAACGAAGAAGCGGCGGTTCCCAATCGTCTCCGCCGTCGATATCGGCGGCGTCACAATCGCTAGAAATG ATGTGGTGAGAGATGATGATCCTACAAACAATGTACCAGACTCAATCTTCTCCAAGCTTGGGATGCAGCTACACAGACGTGATAAGCATCCTATTGGGATCTTAAAGAACGCTATTTACGATTACTTCGATTCCAATTACGCTAAACAGTTTGAGAAGTTTGAAGATCTTTCTCCAATTGTTACCACCAAGCAA AACTTTGATGATGTGCTGGTCCCTGCTGATCATGTAAGCAGAAGCCTTAACGACACGTACTATGTTGACCCCCAAACTGTTCTGAGATGTCATACTAGTGCTCACCAAGCTGAGCTTTTGAGGGAAGGTCATAGACGTTTCCTTGTTACTGGTGATGTTTACCGTAGAGACTCTATTGACTCTACTCATTATCCGGTTTTCCATCAG ATGGAAGGCTTTTGTGTATTTTCTCCTGAGGACTGGAACGAGTCTGGCAAGGATTCCACGTTATATGCAGCTGAGGATTTGAAGAAATGTCTTGAGGGTTTGGCACGTCACTTGTTTG GTGGTGTGGAGATGAGATGGGTTGATACATATTTTCCATTTACCGAACCATCTTTCGAGCTTGAGATATATTTTAAG GAAGACTGGTTGGAAGTTTTGGGCTGTGGGGTGACGGAGCAAAGAATTTTGAAGCAGAGTGGATTAGAAAACAATGTTGCTTGGGCCTTTGGACTTGGATTGGAGCGACTTGCTATGGTTTTGTTTGACATCCCTGATATTAGACTCTTCTGGTCTGACGATGAACGGTTCACTTCCCAG TTTAAAAAAGGAGAGCTTGGAGTTAAGTTTAAGCCATTCTCAAAG TATCCTCCTTGTTACAAGGACATCAGTTTCTGGATCAGTGAATCATTCACAGAGAATAACTTTTGTGAAGTTGTGAGAGGAATCGCTGGGGATCTTGTTGAAGAG GTGAAGTTAATCGACAGTTTCACCAATAAGAAAGGGATGACAAGTCACTGTTACAGAATTGTTTTCCGTTCCATGGAGCGCTCTCTTACAGACGAGGAGGTCAATGATCTTCAG AGCAAGGTGCGTGATGAGGTGCAGAGAAAGCTAAACGTTGAATTAAGGTAG
- the LOC106368257 gene encoding bet1-like SNARE 1-1 isoform X2 produces the protein MNPRREPRGGRSSLFDGIEEGGIRAASSYSHEINEHENERALEGLQDRVILLKRLSGDINEEVDTHNRMLDRMGNDMDSSRGILSGTMDRFKTVFETKSSRRMLTLVAAFVGVFLVIYYLTR, from the exons ATGAATCCTAGAAG GGAGCCTCGTGGTGGAAGAAGCTCGCTCTTTGATGGCATTGAAGAGGGAGGAATCAGAGCTGCTTCTTCTTACTCTCATGAAATCAATGAGCATGAGAATGAGCGTGCCTTGGAAGGTTTACAAGACAGAGTCATTCTCTTAAAACGA CTTTCTGGCGATATTAACGAAGAGGTGGATACTCATAACCGCATGCTTGACAGAATG GGTAATGATATGGATTCATCAAGGGGGATTCTCTCAGGAACCATGGACCGGTTCAAAACG GTTTTTGAGACCAAATCAAGCAGAAGAATGCTGACACTCGTTGCAGCATTCGTGGGTGTATTTCTAGTCATTTACTATCTTACCCGTTGA